The Caloranaerobacter ferrireducens genome contains a region encoding:
- a CDS encoding ribonucleoside triphosphate reductase: MVARVQKRNGNIVDFDIQKIENAIFAAAKAVGGDDREEARRLAEMTANILEEAFGAGIPTVEDIQDIVEKVLIEEGHAKTAKAYILYRKKHEELRDVKNLFMDAEKMIEEYVSLEDWRINENANMGFSLQGLNNHIVESITKKYWLNKIYRKELRDAHINGDLHIHDLGLLAPYCCGWDLEALLIHGFKGASGKIESKPAKHFQSFLGQIVNWLYTLQGEAAGAQAVSSLDTYAAPFIYYDGLTYEQVKKIVQSFVFNLNIPTRVGFQTPFTNITLDITPHPMLKNMPVIIGGKRMEKTYGEFQKEMDMFNKALCEVMMEGDGAGRSFSFPIPTINITKDFPWDSEVVNLIMEMTRKFGTPYFANFINSEMSPEDVRSMCCRLRLDNRELRRRGGGLFGANPLTGSINVVTLNMARIGYLSNNKEEFKTRVRELMELAKEICETKRKVLEGYMEAGLYPYSKFYLQSIKDAEGEYFKNHFSTIGLNGMNEACVNLLGKDITTEEGNEFAIEIMEFMNKVIQIFQEETGSLWNLEASPAESASYRFARMDKKLYPKIFTQGDKEPYYTNSTQLPVGHTKDIFEAVELQDKLQSLYTGGTVFHGFIGEEIESVEVVKTLIKKVFENSKIPYFTITPTYSICPEHGYISGEHFNCPECGKEAEVWTRVVGFHRPVQSWNKGKKEEYKDRLEFDANYSILNDRVKDDNSLIAIGG; this comes from the coding sequence TTGGTAGCTCGAGTTCAGAAACGGAACGGAAACATTGTTGATTTTGACATTCAAAAAATTGAGAATGCAATTTTTGCTGCTGCAAAAGCTGTAGGGGGAGATGATAGGGAAGAGGCAAGAAGATTAGCTGAGATGACAGCTAACATATTGGAAGAAGCTTTTGGTGCTGGGATACCTACTGTTGAGGACATACAAGATATTGTTGAGAAAGTGCTTATAGAAGAAGGGCATGCTAAAACAGCTAAGGCGTACATATTATACAGAAAAAAACATGAAGAATTAAGAGATGTTAAAAATCTTTTCATGGATGCGGAAAAGATGATTGAAGAATATGTATCTTTAGAAGACTGGAGAATTAATGAAAATGCAAATATGGGATTCAGTTTACAGGGGCTAAATAATCATATTGTTGAATCTATAACTAAGAAGTATTGGCTTAATAAAATTTATAGAAAAGAATTAAGAGATGCTCATATTAACGGAGATTTACATATACATGATTTAGGTTTATTGGCTCCATATTGCTGTGGTTGGGATCTTGAAGCACTATTGATTCATGGGTTTAAAGGTGCATCTGGAAAGATTGAGTCTAAGCCTGCGAAACATTTCCAATCATTTTTAGGACAGATTGTGAACTGGCTGTATACTTTACAGGGGGAGGCTGCTGGGGCACAAGCTGTGAGCTCGCTTGATACTTACGCTGCACCATTTATCTACTATGATGGATTAACTTATGAACAGGTTAAAAAAATAGTACAGAGTTTCGTTTTCAACTTAAATATACCAACTAGAGTAGGTTTTCAGACGCCATTTACTAATATAACTTTAGATATTACACCTCATCCTATGCTTAAAAATATGCCTGTTATAATTGGTGGTAAACGCATGGAAAAAACTTATGGAGAATTTCAAAAGGAAATGGATATGTTTAATAAGGCGCTTTGCGAAGTTATGATGGAAGGAGACGGTGCTGGAAGAAGTTTCAGCTTCCCGATACCTACAATAAATATAACAAAGGATTTTCCATGGGACTCTGAGGTTGTAAACTTAATTATGGAGATGACTAGAAAGTTTGGTACTCCTTATTTTGCTAATTTTATAAATAGTGAAATGTCGCCTGAAGATGTTAGAAGTATGTGTTGTAGACTTAGATTAGATAACCGTGAATTAAGAAGAAGAGGTGGAGGGCTGTTTGGAGCTAATCCTTTGACAGGTTCTATAAATGTAGTAACATTAAATATGGCTAGAATAGGTTACTTATCAAATAACAAGGAAGAATTCAAAACAAGAGTTAGAGAGCTTATGGAATTAGCCAAAGAGATATGCGAAACAAAGAGAAAAGTATTAGAAGGGTATATGGAAGCTGGATTGTATCCATATTCTAAATTCTATTTACAGAGTATTAAGGATGCAGAAGGGGAGTATTTTAAAAATCACTTTAGTACAATAGGGCTTAATGGAATGAATGAAGCTTGTGTAAACTTATTGGGTAAAGATATAACTACTGAAGAGGGAAATGAATTTGCAATTGAAATAATGGAATTTATGAATAAAGTAATTCAAATTTTCCAGGAAGAAACGGGAAGCTTATGGAATTTAGAAGCTTCGCCTGCTGAAAGTGCATCATATAGATTTGCAAGAATGGATAAAAAGCTTTATCCAAAGATATTTACTCAAGGAGATAAAGAGCCGTATTATACAAATTCAACTCAACTTCCTGTAGGTCATACAAAAGATATTTTTGAAGCTGTTGAATTACAAGATAAATTACAGAGTTTATATACTGGAGGAACAGTTTTTCATGGCTTTATAGGAGAAGAAATTGAGAGTGTTGAGGTAGTTAAGACTTTAATAAAGAAAGTGTTTGAAAATAGCAAAATTCCTTATTTTACAATAACACCGACATATAGTATTTGTCCTGAACATGGTTATATAAGTGGAGAACATTTTAACTGTCCAGAATGTGGAAAAGAAGCTGAGGTATGGACTAGGGTTGTTGGTTTTCACCGTCCAGTCCAGTCATGGAATAAGGGTAAAAAAGAGGAATATAAAGATAGATTAGAATTTGATGCGAATTATAGTATACTAAACGATAGGGTTAAAGATGATAATTCTTTAATTGCGATTGGTGGATAA
- a CDS encoding TetR/AcrR family transcriptional regulator — protein MSSKFERLPKEKKEKIINICIEEFAKNGYEKASTNKIVERAGISKGILFHYFGSKKKLFLYVFDYVLNDVEKKFDEYIKEENSGDVFDRVLKWSLMEIKFASEYPVVYNFLVKVFISPPEELEEEIKVRYYQKYNKYLKILMENIDTRKFRNDIDINKAIEILLFTLEGIIKRFTVMYKGREDEVIKDINKMMIEFEEYITILKLGFYNP, from the coding sequence TTGTCAAGTAAATTTGAAAGATTACCTAAAGAGAAGAAAGAAAAAATAATTAATATTTGCATTGAGGAATTTGCAAAAAATGGATATGAAAAGGCATCAACAAATAAAATAGTTGAAAGAGCTGGCATATCAAAAGGTATTTTATTTCACTATTTTGGAAGCAAGAAAAAATTATTTCTTTATGTATTTGATTATGTTCTAAATGATGTAGAAAAAAAGTTTGATGAGTATATTAAGGAAGAGAATTCAGGAGATGTTTTTGACAGGGTGCTAAAATGGAGTTTGATGGAGATTAAGTTTGCTAGCGAATATCCAGTAGTATATAATTTTTTAGTGAAGGTTTTTATTTCACCTCCTGAAGAGTTAGAAGAAGAAATTAAAGTAAGATATTATCAAAAATATAATAAGTACTTGAAAATTCTTATGGAGAATATTGATACTCGAAAATTTAGAAATGATATTGATATAAATAAAGCTATTGAAATTTTACTCTTTACCTTGGAGGGTATTATAAAAAGATTTACTGTAATGTATAAGGGTAGAGAGGATGAAGTTATAAAAGATATAAATAAGATGATGATTGAATTTGAAGAATATATAACTATTTTGAAATTGGGTTTTTATAATCCATAG